A part of Bufo bufo chromosome 7, aBufBuf1.1, whole genome shotgun sequence genomic DNA contains:
- the MSRB1 gene encoding methionine-R-sulfoxide reductase B1, whose protein sequence is MSFCSFFGGEIYKDHFKNGMYVCAKCGYELFSSRTKFEHSSPWPAFTETIHEDSVSKYVERPNALKVSCGKCGNGLGHEFLNDGPKKGQSRFUIFSSSIKFVPKDKVDGGANRA, encoded by the exons ATGTCGTTCTGCTCGTTCTTTGGAGGGGAGATTTACAAAGATCACTTCAAGAATG GGATGTACGTGTGCGCCAAGTGCGGGTACGAGCTGTTCTCCAGCCGCACCAAGTTTGAGCATTCCTCGCCCTGGCCCGCCTTCACAGAGACCATCCACGAGGACAGCGTCTCCAAGTATGTAGAGCGGCCCAACGCTCTCAAG GTCTCGTGTGGGAAGTGCGGCAATGGACTCGGCCATGAGTTCTTAAACGACGGCCCCAAGAAAGGACAGTCCCGCTTCTGAATATTCAGCAGCTCGATTAAGTTCGTCCCTAAAG